In Thalassospira marina, the following are encoded in one genomic region:
- a CDS encoding ABC transporter permease codes for MLASLLRRLIQAVMVILAMTIIVFVGVNVIGNPVDILINPDASQAEYARVVAHLGLDRPLWQQYLMFLQGIMHGDFGTSFVYNKPALSLIAERLPATLELAVTALLIAIVVGLPLGLYAGLHPERMSARLIMSGSILGFSLPTFWVGLMFILLFSVQLGWLPSGGRGETAGFLDANWSFLTSDGLQHLILPALNLALFKTSLILRLTRAGVQEVLPQDYVKFARAKGLTEKRVIYTHVLKNLMIPVVTITGLEFGSLIAFSVVTESIFAWPGMGKLIIDSINNLDRPVIVAYLMMMVMLFVALNFIIDICYTLLDPRVRLDTKGK; via the coding sequence ATGCTCGCATCCCTATTGCGCCGATTGATACAGGCCGTCATGGTTATTCTGGCCATGACAATCATTGTGTTTGTCGGTGTAAATGTCATCGGCAACCCTGTTGATATCCTGATCAATCCTGACGCCAGTCAGGCAGAATATGCGCGCGTGGTGGCCCATCTGGGCCTGGACCGGCCGCTTTGGCAACAATATCTGATGTTTCTTCAGGGCATCATGCATGGCGATTTCGGCACCAGCTTTGTTTATAACAAACCTGCCCTTTCTCTGATCGCCGAACGGCTGCCCGCGACACTGGAACTGGCGGTAACCGCCCTTCTGATTGCCATTGTCGTGGGTTTGCCGCTGGGTCTTTATGCCGGGCTGCATCCCGAACGGATGTCCGCCCGCCTGATCATGAGCGGCTCGATCCTGGGTTTTTCCCTGCCCACATTCTGGGTTGGTTTGATGTTTATTCTGCTGTTTTCGGTACAACTGGGCTGGCTGCCATCGGGCGGGCGCGGCGAAACGGCGGGTTTTCTTGATGCCAACTGGTCCTTTCTTACCAGTGATGGTTTGCAACATCTGATTTTGCCCGCCCTTAACCTGGCCCTTTTCAAAACGTCGCTGATCCTGCGATTAACCCGTGCCGGGGTACAGGAAGTCCTGCCACAGGATTACGTCAAATTTGCCCGCGCCAAGGGCCTGACGGAAAAGCGTGTGATTTACACCCATGTTTTGAAAAACCTGATGATCCCGGTCGTAACCATTACCGGCCTGGAATTTGGATCGCTGATTGCCTTTTCCGTTGTGACCGAAAGCATCTTTGCCTGGCCGGGCATGGGCAAGCTGATCATTGACAGCATCAACAACCTCGATCGTCCCGTGATCGTCGCCTATCTGATGATGATGGTCATGCTGTTTGTCGCGCTGAATTTTATCATCGACATCTGTTATACTTTGCTGGACCCGCGTGTCCGGCTGGACACGAAGGGCAAATAA
- a CDS encoding ABC transporter permease: protein MSHAAHDSSTTTITQESLPSATRLARFGKLSQKFVMSPGAAIGLGALILIIVLAVLAPLIAPQNPYDLTQLDILDGRLAPGSSSFDGVPYYLGTDDQGRDILSGILYGLRTSLIVGVLSAFAAATIGTTIGLIAAYIGGRTETLLMRLVDLQLSFPTILMALMMLAFLGKGLINVVIALIIAEWATYARTVRSSALVEREKEYIEAAHCLRLPGYRILFRHLLPNCLAPVIVISTMQVARAIGLEATLSFLGLGASVTEPSLGMLISNGYQYLLSGLYWISFFPGIALLITIVAINLVGDRLRDILNPRSI, encoded by the coding sequence ATGTCCCACGCCGCACATGATTCCAGCACCACCACAATCACACAGGAAAGCCTGCCATCCGCAACCCGGCTGGCACGGTTTGGCAAACTATCGCAAAAATTTGTCATGTCACCGGGGGCCGCCATCGGGCTAGGCGCACTGATCCTGATTATTGTGCTTGCCGTTCTTGCCCCGCTAATTGCCCCGCAAAATCCCTATGATCTGACCCAGCTTGATATTCTTGATGGTCGCTTGGCACCGGGGTCGTCATCTTTTGACGGGGTGCCCTATTATCTGGGTACGGATGATCAGGGGCGCGATATTCTGTCAGGCATTCTTTATGGCCTGCGCACATCGCTGATTGTGGGTGTGTTATCGGCCTTTGCTGCGGCCACCATCGGCACCACCATTGGCCTGATTGCGGCCTATATTGGCGGGCGCACCGAAACGCTTCTGATGCGTCTGGTCGATTTGCAGCTGTCTTTTCCGACCATCCTGATGGCTCTGATGATGCTGGCCTTTTTGGGAAAAGGCCTGATCAATGTGGTGATTGCACTGATCATTGCCGAATGGGCAACCTATGCCCGAACTGTACGCAGTTCCGCCCTGGTGGAACGCGAAAAGGAATATATCGAAGCCGCACATTGCCTGCGCCTTCCCGGTTATCGGATTTTGTTTCGCCATCTTCTGCCCAACTGCCTCGCACCGGTTATCGTGATTTCAACCATGCAGGTGGCACGTGCCATCGGCCTTGAAGCAACCCTGTCCTTTCTGGGGCTTGGGGCATCGGTAACCGAACCCTCGCTGGGGATGCTGATTTCAAATGGCTACCAGTATCTGCTGTCCGGCCTTTACTGGATCAGCTTTTTTCCCGGCATTGCCCTTTTGATCACCATTGTTGCCATCAATCTGGTTGGTGATCGGCTGCGCGACATTCTTAATCCGAGGAGCATCTGA
- a CDS encoding ABC transporter ATP-binding protein has product MVNLLTVSNLVTEFGGSKTTPGLRAVNDVSFSLEKGRVLGLVGESGSGKSVTGFSIMGLVDRPGRVTGGRIIFDNRDLLGLNHEEMRQLRGKRIAMVFQDPMMTLNPVLRIGTQITEAILAHDPMSKQAARARARDALGLVGIPSPEERLDAYPHEFSGGMRQRVAIAIAMLHHPDLIIADEPTTALDVTIQSQIIAEFQKMAEISGTAVIWITHDLAIVSRLADDIAVMYAGRLVETGPVEKILGDPRHPYTQGLIQSVPSQNQRGSRLHQITGMTPSLTRLPTGCSFRTRCSFATEQCHTIPDRTDTGTRSYRCFHPVTGGL; this is encoded by the coding sequence ATGGTGAATCTTCTGACCGTTTCAAACCTTGTCACCGAATTTGGCGGCAGCAAAACCACGCCCGGTTTGCGTGCGGTAAATGATGTTTCCTTCAGCCTGGAAAAAGGCCGCGTTCTTGGCCTTGTCGGCGAAAGTGGATCGGGAAAATCGGTTACCGGCTTTTCCATCATGGGGCTGGTTGACCGCCCCGGCCGGGTTACCGGTGGACGCATCATTTTTGATAACCGCGACCTTCTGGGACTGAACCACGAAGAAATGCGCCAATTGCGCGGCAAACGCATCGCCATGGTTTTTCAGGACCCGATGATGACGTTAAACCCGGTTTTGCGCATTGGCACCCAAATTACCGAGGCCATCCTCGCTCACGACCCCATGAGCAAACAGGCCGCCCGCGCCAGGGCGCGTGATGCCCTGGGGCTGGTGGGTATTCCAAGCCCCGAAGAACGGCTTGATGCCTATCCGCACGAATTTTCAGGCGGGATGCGCCAGCGCGTTGCCATTGCCATTGCCATGCTGCACCACCCCGATCTGATCATTGCCGACGAACCCACCACCGCACTGGATGTTACTATCCAGTCGCAAATCATCGCCGAATTTCAGAAAATGGCTGAAATCAGCGGTACGGCGGTTATCTGGATTACCCACGATCTGGCGATTGTGTCGCGCCTGGCCGATGATATTGCCGTCATGTATGCCGGGCGGCTGGTTGAAACCGGGCCCGTTGAAAAAATACTGGGTGATCCGCGCCACCCCTACACCCAGGGACTGATCCAATCCGTTCCCAGCCAGAACCAGCGGGGCAGTCGCCTGCATCAGATTACCGGCATGACACCCAGCCTAACGCGCCTTCCCACCGGTTGCAGCTTTCGCACCCGGTGCAGCTTTGCCACCGAACAATGCCACACCATCCCGGACCGGACCGATACCGGAACGCGCAGCTATCGCTGCTTTCATCCTGTCACAGGGGGGCTTTGA
- a CDS encoding ABC transporter ATP-binding protein → MTGQNDKQPIVELKKVSRRFGAKPDLIGKAMIALGLSPQPPVVHAMDNVDLTIHKGEVVGLVGESGCGKSTLGRVVAGIIPPSEGDVIRHADANTTRSQKQADLAIQMIFQNPMAALNPRMRIEDIITEAPKTHGMLEGSSAEHADKYLRMAGFDPEMKFRFPHEFSGGQRQRVNIARALAVRPEFLVCDESVAALDVSIQAQVINLFMDLREQLGLTYLFVSHDLGVVEHISDRVVIMYLGRIVEDAPTEEIFNRPNHPYTQALLSEIPRIELTKRKFKVIDGELPSPIAPPPGCHFHPRCPFAMEKCRTHVPQKREIAPGHFSACHLNDDTNSNLAPANEAELAL, encoded by the coding sequence ATGACCGGCCAAAATGACAAACAGCCAATTGTCGAATTAAAAAAGGTTTCCCGCCGGTTTGGCGCAAAACCCGATCTGATCGGCAAGGCCATGATCGCCCTGGGCCTCAGCCCGCAGCCCCCCGTCGTCCATGCCATGGATAATGTCGATTTGACCATCCATAAGGGCGAAGTCGTTGGTCTGGTGGGTGAAAGCGGTTGTGGCAAATCGACCCTGGGGCGCGTTGTGGCCGGGATTATCCCGCCTTCGGAAGGCGACGTCATTCGCCATGCCGATGCCAACACAACCCGCAGCCAGAAACAGGCCGACCTTGCCATTCAGATGATTTTTCAAAACCCGATGGCGGCCCTTAACCCGCGCATGCGTATTGAAGACATCATCACCGAAGCCCCCAAAACACACGGTATGCTGGAAGGTTCAAGCGCCGAACATGCCGATAAGTATTTGCGCATGGCAGGGTTTGACCCGGAAATGAAATTCCGCTTCCCGCATGAATTTTCTGGCGGGCAGCGCCAGCGCGTCAATATTGCCCGCGCCCTTGCCGTTCGGCCAGAATTTCTGGTGTGTGATGAAAGCGTTGCAGCACTTGATGTTTCCATTCAGGCACAGGTCATCAACCTGTTCATGGATCTTCGCGAACAGTTGGGGCTGACTTACCTGTTTGTCAGCCATGATCTGGGCGTGGTGGAGCATATTTCCGATCGTGTCGTGATCATGTATCTGGGCCGTATTGTTGAGGATGCCCCGACGGAAGAAATCTTCAACCGGCCCAATCACCCCTATACCCAGGCGCTGCTATCGGAAATTCCGCGTATTGAACTGACCAAACGCAAATTCAAGGTCATTGATGGCGAATTACCCAGTCCCATCGCCCCACCGCCGGGCTGCCATTTTCATCCGCGCTGCCCCTTTGCCATGGAAAAATGCCGAACGCACGTCCCGCAAAAACGCGAAATTGCCCCGGGCCATTTTTCAGCCTGCCATTTGAATGATGATACCAATTCAAATCTGGCACCCGCAAACGAAGCAGAACTGGCACTTTAG
- a CDS encoding GNAT family N-acetyltransferase: MADLVVSLYAPALDALGEKVAKTDITIRPVLAPEQRLVVDWVRDNFSDNWASEALVAIARQPSACLIAIRDGEILGFACYDATARGFFGPTGVALDARKQGIGAALLHRTLQTMKTMGYAYAIIGDPGPTQFYVDSVGAIEIPLPGKGIYADMLRAPRK, from the coding sequence ATGGCAGATCTGGTTGTAAGCCTGTATGCCCCGGCACTTGATGCCCTGGGCGAAAAGGTTGCCAAAACCGACATCACTATCCGCCCCGTGCTGGCACCCGAACAGCGCCTGGTGGTTGACTGGGTGCGCGACAATTTCAGCGATAACTGGGCCAGCGAAGCCCTGGTTGCCATTGCCCGGCAGCCATCGGCCTGCCTGATTGCCATTCGTGATGGCGAAATATTGGGCTTTGCCTGCTATGACGCCACAGCACGCGGCTTTTTTGGCCCGACCGGCGTTGCCCTTGATGCCCGCAAACAGGGCATTGGCGCGGCACTTCTGCATCGCACCCTGCAAACCATGAAAACCATGGGCTATGCCTACGCCATTATTGGCGATCCCGGCCCGACACAGTTTTACGTCGATAGCGTTGGCGCAATCGAAATCCCCCTGCCCGGCAAGGGAATTTACGCCGACATGCTGCGCGCGCCGCGCAAATAA
- a CDS encoding glycoside hydrolase family 3 N-terminal domain-containing protein, giving the protein MSSTTPLALFIGIPNDHLSSDEIALFRETNPLGLFVGRRSLKNPDQVKKLTEQFRTAVGRDDAPIFTDQEGGRVSHLDSGSWPLFRSFGEFGALARRDLELGKRALRLSSQAMGAMMTKLGLDSGCSPVLDLVFGDTSDVIGARAFGEDPALISALGREVVDGLLEVGNMPIMKHIPGHGQATVDSHKETPRVDADKALLRATDFKPFIDLIDTPWAMVSHVVYTAYDNQNPASVSPVICQDVIRDELGYDGVLISDCVYMESLSGTLPERVRQTLDAGCDIALHSHGNNTETLAAAKAARPLSDETIRRMNAAKARLGNLEVDINQLHAEVEEIFGA; this is encoded by the coding sequence ATGTCCTCGACCACGCCGCTTGCCCTGTTTATCGGCATTCCGAACGACCATTTATCCAGTGACGAAATCGCCCTGTTTCGCGAAACCAATCCGCTGGGTCTGTTTGTGGGCCGCCGCAGCCTTAAAAACCCCGACCAGGTCAAAAAACTGACCGAACAGTTCCGCACTGCTGTTGGCCGCGACGATGCCCCCATTTTCACCGATCAGGAAGGCGGGCGTGTTTCGCATCTTGATAGCGGTTCCTGGCCGCTTTTTCGGTCCTTTGGTGAATTTGGCGCGCTGGCACGCCGCGACCTTGAACTTGGCAAACGCGCACTGCGCCTGTCATCGCAGGCAATGGGTGCCATGATGACCAAACTGGGCCTTGATAGCGGCTGTTCGCCGGTTCTTGACCTTGTTTTTGGTGATACCAGCGATGTCATCGGCGCACGCGCCTTTGGCGAGGACCCCGCCCTGATCAGCGCGCTGGGCCGCGAAGTGGTCGATGGTCTGCTTGAAGTTGGCAATATGCCGATCATGAAACACATTCCCGGCCATGGCCAGGCAACGGTGGACAGCCACAAGGAAACCCCGCGCGTTGATGCCGACAAGGCCCTGTTGCGCGCCACCGATTTCAAACCGTTTATCGACCTGATCGACACGCCCTGGGCAATGGTTTCCCATGTTGTTTACACCGCCTATGACAACCAGAACCCGGCATCGGTTTCACCCGTGATTTGCCAGGACGTCATTCGCGATGAACTGGGCTATGACGGCGTGCTGATTTCCGACTGCGTTTATATGGAATCCCTTTCGGGCACATTGCCCGAGCGTGTGCGCCAAACCCTTGATGCAGGCTGCGATATCGCCCTGCACAGCCATGGCAACAACACCGAAACCCTTGCCGCTGCCAAAGCTGCCCGTCCGCTAAGTGACGAAACCATTCGTCGTATGAACGCGGCAAAAGCCCGCCTGGGCAATCTCGAAGTGGATATCAACCAGCTTCACGCCGAAGTCGAAGAAATTTTCGGCGCATAA
- a CDS encoding ABC transporter substrate-binding protein has protein sequence MAAVFGLAIMPPLAASAETILTANIEPATTWVQNFNPFNQTSARQSTSDFIYEPLVIFNRFDHDKANYRLAKSYKIADDLKSVEFTLRDGLKWSDGKDLTVNDVVFTFNYVKKNPALDFVSIWNILEKVEAVDEHTVKFTLSSPSSLAVNRLIELPIVPEHVWADIAEPVTFANETPVGSGPMTEITRFTPQTYDQCRNPHYWDAENLKVDCFRFPQLSDNNQMLTATASGELDWGTSFLPNVEQTYVAKDPDHFHYWYTAGSMVEFIFNQETANADNKKAFSDVKFRRAMSMTLDRQGMVNVAGYGYPTLNEDPTTFGQVYSSWTDPKVLEEFGKYTTYDIDGAKELLDEAGYVDADGDGFRDNPDGTPIKFDIIVPNSWTDWLDTVRIAVEGMHDAGINANIGTPEEAVWGQDLITGKFDAAINSIRAAALPYYPYQQAFNRDDVGKTRFTAQRWFNDDLSKLLGEFTNTSDMDKQKEIMTKAQRIVAENLPLLPVYNNPTWYQYNTTRFTGWSTPDNPFVNPTLSRQNHARLLHLLALRPVK, from the coding sequence ATGGCTGCCGTTTTCGGCCTTGCCATCATGCCACCGCTTGCTGCCAGTGCCGAAACCATCCTGACGGCCAATATCGAACCGGCCACCACCTGGGTTCAGAACTTCAACCCGTTCAACCAAACATCCGCCCGCCAAAGCACATCGGATTTCATTTATGAACCGCTGGTGATTTTTAACCGCTTTGACCATGACAAGGCCAATTACCGCCTCGCCAAAAGCTATAAAATCGCGGACGACCTCAAAAGCGTTGAATTCACCCTGCGCGACGGCCTGAAATGGTCGGACGGCAAGGATCTGACCGTCAATGACGTTGTCTTCACCTTCAACTACGTCAAGAAAAACCCGGCGCTGGATTTTGTTTCGATCTGGAACATCCTGGAAAAGGTCGAAGCCGTTGACGAACACACCGTCAAATTCACCCTTTCAAGCCCCAGTTCCCTTGCGGTTAACCGCCTGATCGAACTGCCGATCGTGCCCGAACATGTCTGGGCCGATATTGCCGAACCCGTCACCTTTGCCAACGAAACCCCGGTTGGCAGCGGCCCGATGACGGAAATCACCCGCTTTACTCCGCAAACATACGACCAGTGCCGCAACCCGCATTACTGGGATGCCGAAAACCTGAAGGTCGACTGTTTCCGTTTCCCGCAGCTTTCCGACAACAACCAGATGCTGACGGCAACCGCCAGCGGCGAACTGGATTGGGGCACATCCTTCCTGCCCAATGTCGAACAGACCTATGTCGCCAAGGACCCGGACCATTTCCATTACTGGTACACAGCAGGCAGCATGGTTGAGTTTATTTTCAACCAGGAAACAGCCAATGCCGATAACAAAAAGGCATTTTCGGACGTTAAATTCCGCCGTGCCATGAGCATGACGCTCGACCGCCAAGGCATGGTCAATGTTGCCGGTTATGGTTACCCGACACTGAACGAAGACCCGACCACCTTTGGCCAGGTTTATTCCAGCTGGACAGACCCCAAAGTGCTGGAAGAATTCGGCAAATACACCACCTATGACATTGATGGCGCCAAGGAACTGCTCGATGAAGCGGGCTATGTCGATGCCGATGGGGATGGTTTCCGCGACAATCCCGATGGCACCCCGATCAAGTTTGACATCATCGTTCCCAATTCCTGGACCGACTGGCTCGATACCGTGCGCATCGCTGTTGAAGGCATGCATGATGCGGGCATCAATGCCAATATCGGCACCCCGGAAGAAGCCGTTTGGGGCCAGGACCTGATCACCGGCAAATTTGACGCCGCCATCAACAGCATCCGTGCCGCCGCCCTGCCCTATTACCCCTATCAGCAGGCCTTTAACCGCGATGATGTGGGCAAAACCCGCTTTACCGCGCAGCGCTGGTTCAATGATGACCTGTCCAAACTGCTGGGCGAATTCACCAATACCTCGGATATGGACAAACAAAAGGAAATCATGACAAAGGCCCAGCGCATCGTTGCTGAAAACCTGCCTTTGCTGCCGGTTTACAACAACCCGACCTGGTATCAGTACAACACCACGCGCTTTACCGGCTGGTCGACCCCGGACAATCCCTTTGTCAACCCGACCCTGTCGCGTCAGAACCATGCGCGTCTGTTGCATCTGCTTGCATTGCGCCCGGTTAAATAA
- a CDS encoding ABC transporter permease: MVFLLRRICFYLAAFIAAATINFFLPRLLPGDPIQIMFSSAGSTLSPENLTALKLTFGFVDAPLWKQYLTYLGSIFTGDLGMSIKYFPLSVTAVLGRALIWTVGLMGTATLISFTLGTFLGIVAAWRRGSKFDVLFSVSAIVATSVPAMVTSLVALYFFGFQLGWFPTGYAADPSLDPAFSLEYIGSVIYHAILPIITLSIVLTGGFVVTMRNNMINLLGEDYITMGRAKGLSDGNVMFWYAARNALLPTVSGLAIAIGTILGGSLVTEVVFNYPGLGNTLYHAILARDYPVIQGQLLIMTLAMLSANFIVDVSYVLLDPRLRRG; this comes from the coding sequence ATGGTATTTCTGCTCCGGCGAATATGTTTTTATCTGGCAGCCTTCATTGCGGCGGCGACCATCAATTTTTTCCTGCCGCGCCTTTTGCCTGGCGACCCGATCCAGATCATGTTTTCCAGTGCGGGAAGCACCCTGTCGCCTGAAAACCTGACAGCCCTGAAACTGACATTCGGTTTCGTCGATGCGCCGTTATGGAAACAGTATCTGACCTATCTGGGCAGTATCTTTACCGGCGACCTTGGCATGTCGATCAAATATTTCCCGCTGTCAGTCACCGCCGTTCTGGGCCGGGCATTGATCTGGACCGTCGGCTTGATGGGCACGGCAACGCTGATCAGTTTTACGCTGGGCACGTTTCTGGGCATTGTCGCCGCATGGCGCCGTGGCAGCAAATTTGACGTGCTATTTTCCGTTTCCGCCATTGTCGCAACCTCCGTACCGGCCATGGTGACGTCCCTTGTCGCCCTTTATTTCTTTGGCTTTCAACTGGGCTGGTTCCCCACTGGTTATGCGGCTGACCCGTCGCTCGACCCGGCCTTCAGCCTGGAATATATCGGCAGCGTCATTTACCACGCGATTTTGCCGATCATCACCCTATCCATCGTTTTGACCGGCGGCTTTGTTGTGACCATGCGCAACAACATGATCAATCTTCTGGGCGAAGATTACATCACCATGGGCCGGGCCAAGGGCCTGTCTGATGGCAATGTCATGTTCTGGTATGCAGCACGCAACGCCCTGCTGCCAACGGTTTCGGGCCTTGCCATTGCCATTGGCACCATTCTGGGCGGCTCGCTTGTGACCGAGGTGGTGTTTAACTATCCCGGTTTGGGCAACACCCTTTACCACGCCATTCTCGCCCGTGATTACCCCGTCATCCAGGGGCAATTGCTGATCATGACCCTGGCCATGCTGAGCGCGAATTTCATCGTCGATGTCAGCTATGTGCTGCTTGATCCCCGGCTGCGGAGAGGCTGA
- a CDS encoding ABC transporter permease: MKNVLMGLLRNKKALAGLIILAIIIIAAVAAPLLTQFDPARRVGLPHQPPSADHWLGTTRIGQDVFARLLYGARTSLAVGFGAGFIITAIGTIMGIAAGYKGGKIDEAISFLTNMVLVVPNLPLLLVLAAFIGQASPAVIALILGGTSWAWGARVTRAETLSIKQKDFIKAAEMLGEPSWRIMATEILPNLISIVGINFIGSIVFAVITEATLEFLGLGDPQAVSWGVMLYSAQNASALQVGAWWDILTPCFALVLLGASLSLLNFAIDEVANPRLRTGNSLARWVGRVRAGEGRL; encoded by the coding sequence ATGAAAAACGTTCTTATGGGCCTGCTGCGAAACAAAAAGGCACTCGCCGGGCTGATCATTCTTGCCATTATCATCATCGCGGCCGTGGCGGCACCGCTGTTAACCCAGTTTGACCCGGCCCGCCGGGTGGGCCTGCCCCACCAGCCGCCCAGTGCCGATCACTGGCTGGGCACCACGCGCATTGGCCAGGATGTATTTGCCCGCCTGCTTTATGGCGCGCGCACATCCCTTGCCGTCGGCTTTGGTGCCGGTTTCATCATTACCGCCATTGGCACCATTATGGGCATTGCCGCCGGGTACAAAGGCGGAAAAATCGATGAAGCCATCAGCTTTCTGACCAATATGGTGCTGGTTGTGCCCAACCTGCCGCTGTTGCTTGTACTTGCTGCTTTTATCGGCCAGGCCAGCCCGGCGGTGATTGCCCTTATTCTGGGCGGGACCAGTTGGGCCTGGGGCGCACGCGTGACCCGTGCCGAAACCCTTTCCATCAAACAAAAGGATTTCATCAAGGCTGCCGAAATGCTGGGCGAACCATCCTGGCGCATCATGGCAACCGAAATTCTGCCCAACCTGATTTCCATTGTCGGCATCAATTTCATTGGCAGTATCGTCTTTGCCGTCATTACCGAGGCCACGCTGGAATTTTTAGGGCTGGGCGACCCGCAGGCCGTTTCCTGGGGTGTGATGCTTTATAGCGCGCAAAACGCATCGGCCCTGCAGGTGGGGGCATGGTGGGATATTTTGACACCGTGTTTTGCCCTGGTTTTGCTGGGTGCCAGCCTGTCGTTGCTGAATTTCGCCATTGATGAAGTTGCCAATCCACGCCTAAGAACCGGCAATTCGCTGGCCCGCTGGGTCGGCCGTGTCCGCGCCGGGGAGGGACGCCTGTGA
- a CDS encoding ABC transporter ATP-binding protein: MNNPLLSVQNLSIEYVGDKTDFKAVQNVSFDVAPGEVFGLAGESGCGKSTIAFAISRLHKPPALISGGNIMVGGRNVLDLDAAELARYRWSEVAMVFQSAMNSLNPVLRIESQFHDLLKRHRGYSKAQSRERCAELLKLVDIPADRMRDYPFQFSGGMRQRIVIAICLALQPKLIVMDEPTTALDVVVQREILQRINELRRELGFSVLFITHDLGLMVQFCDRIGIMLGGKLVEQGTAEQIYHQPQHDYTKKLWASFPSFHAPQPERQGSPS, from the coding sequence GTGAACAACCCGCTTTTATCCGTTCAGAACCTTTCCATCGAATATGTTGGCGACAAGACCGATTTCAAAGCGGTGCAAAATGTCAGCTTTGACGTTGCCCCGGGCGAGGTTTTTGGCCTTGCTGGTGAATCAGGTTGCGGCAAAAGCACGATTGCCTTTGCCATCAGCCGCCTGCACAAACCACCCGCACTGATCAGCGGCGGCAACATCATGGTTGGCGGCCGCAATGTCCTGGACCTTGATGCCGCCGAACTGGCCCGCTACCGCTGGAGCGAGGTTGCCATGGTCTTTCAAAGTGCGATGAATTCCCTAAACCCGGTTTTGCGCATTGAAAGCCAGTTCCACGACCTTTTGAAACGCCATCGCGGTTACAGCAAGGCCCAGTCGCGTGAACGCTGTGCCGAACTGTTGAAACTGGTTGATATCCCGGCGGATCGCATGCGCGATTACCCGTTCCAGTTTTCCGGCGGAATGCGCCAGCGCATTGTGATTGCCATTTGTCTGGCCCTGCAGCCCAAACTGATTGTTATGGATGAACCCACCACCGCCCTTGATGTGGTGGTGCAGCGCGAAATCCTGCAACGCATTAACGAATTGCGCCGTGAACTGGGCTTTTCGGTGCTGTTTATCACCCATGACCTGGGCCTGATGGTGCAGTTTTGCGACCGTATCGGCATCATGCTGGGCGGGAAACTGGTGGAACAGGGCACGGCCGAACAAATCTATCACCAGCCCCAACACGACTATACCAAAAAGCTGTGGGCGTCGTTTCCGTCCTTTCATGCCCCGCAGCCCGAAAGGCAGGGAAGCCCGTCATGA
- a CDS encoding ABC transporter ATP-binding protein produces MTTQPAIISLKNIGKTFHLGAHQIRGAHDISFDLHAGRTLALVGESGSGKTTCARIIMREYIADSGELLFNGSAITDNSPKGLKQYRKNVQMIFQDPFASLNPAHTVDYHLRRPLSLYQGHLKGQAVTDKIHDLLTQVELDPEIVAPKHPHDLSGGQRQRINIARTLAVGAKAIIADEPTSMLDVSVRQGVLELLNRMKRDLGLALLYITHDVATAHYVAEDIMVMYGGQILEWGDVKAVLSNPQHDYTRMLLAAVPDPDIRFDDPRSRLEPNAVNRVREQAKLLHPHIRSAGPNHFYRHIDG; encoded by the coding sequence ATGACCACACAACCTGCCATCATCTCGCTTAAAAATATCGGCAAGACATTTCATCTGGGCGCCCACCAAATTCGTGGCGCACACGATATTTCGTTTGATCTGCATGCCGGGCGCACGCTGGCACTGGTCGGGGAATCCGGTAGTGGCAAAACCACCTGTGCCCGCATCATCATGCGCGAATATATCGCCGATAGCGGCGAACTTCTGTTTAACGGTTCCGCCATTACCGATAACAGCCCCAAGGGCCTGAAACAGTACCGTAAAAACGTACAGATGATTTTTCAGGACCCGTTTGCATCCCTGAACCCGGCGCACACCGTTGACTATCACCTGCGCCGGCCCCTGTCGCTTTATCAAGGGCATTTAAAGGGACAGGCAGTTACCGATAAAATCCACGACCTGCTGACCCAGGTCGAACTGGACCCGGAAATTGTTGCGCCCAAGCACCCGCACGACCTTTCGGGTGGGCAGCGCCAGCGCATCAATATTGCCCGCACCCTGGCCGTCGGGGCCAAAGCCATCATCGCCGATGAACCGACATCCATGCTCGACGTTTCGGTACGCCAGGGGGTGCTGGAACTGTTAAATCGCATGAAACGCGATTTGGGCCTGGCCCTTCTTTACATCACCCATGATGTCGCCACCGCCCATTATGTCGCCGAGGATATCATGGTGATGTATGGCGGTCAGATCCTGGAATGGGGCGATGTCAAAGCCGTGCTGTCAAACCCGCAGCATGATTATACCCGCATGTTGCTTGCCGCCGTGCCCGACCCAGACATCCGGTTTGATGACCCGCGTTCGCGCCTGGAACCCAACGCCGTCAACCGCGTGCGTGAACAGGCAAAACTGCTTCATCCCCATATCCGCTCGGCCGGACCGAACCATTTTTATCGTCATATCGACGGTTAA